In the Topomyia yanbarensis strain Yona2022 chromosome 3, ASM3024719v1, whole genome shotgun sequence genome, one interval contains:
- the LOC131693248 gene encoding supervillin isoform X3, whose product MTTNAILVAKSIESPVKNATPRPFSRPADVEGGNISDRLGKIKTSSENWKNRVELSDATNFTVAGRMAASQLPKLPFIKSDTKQSPPMSVFRSVNPPQLGLAKSPSMMVSSVTSSSTVYSPATIPNGPSPPAVAALAAVGQQLSSQLNQQRTGGMGADSFMKRSISVPGVPSCATGVAGGDLKSHAAGGSKVSIPKLDDESFGNFFTKVEKTVSATSAITSRSSYTNITSSSLSSSSAAEVVIGDFDTLKVDSQQRLTQKKIVQGPKRRGAMSKNPLKKLAARDDLQTEYTEIKTGIADKELKRLKLESIAKTSNLAIEALAGLASVEDFKSVALKSSTLPLNQSFVPFKPLMLLHIKGRRHVQTRLVQPIARSINRGDCFVLITPDRLFAFLGQYANVIERSRAKEICDVIVRDKDLGCSASSAIMISDGKYCSERQLREFWKLLGRGQEDEGADVCNAGHADEDELVESCLMETNKVYEFDDDMLVPLEEYWGAAPRIAMLDPKKILVFDFGSELYIWNGKNTLSEAKRAAIKLTQEMFMQEYSFEMCQLNPINFSELSGDRQRDVRRIVKTGAVRPEWCLIAKVTQHMETILFRQKFIDWPDITVQLKDDGYQLGDTPSLEIKPVDGELLFKGEPYVEPNLVLEHSNLGRGNFYYDTDSMRHFDVLTISVTQWEIDEYEYKEIQGTSCGHFYSDESYTIRWMYQVSVTVRELSGKVSNRSTVVGRDRCAYFCWHGLDAPANEKGAAALLTVELDKEKGAQVRVSQGQESSAFVRLFKIMFIHKSKKTTRNAWRLYIITGNYPEETVCTEVTCNACQLRSRATMILIHGEKGRVILWNGCKALPHTREVGQNALTAIIQNKYTELFDETLPTISSATLEEGQESHEFFEAIDGSQNRHQYHSLLGSNQDFSYTPRIFNLTSINNGNFEATELQYNLRCKDLTSPYPFRQADLYNARQPTIFMIDNGHILWLWQGWWPTEDGSGSDSGSNSGSENHSSFDSNRSGENRWQTERRVAMETAVAYWNAKHCKSTKKFVPKKSEVCNGNGNGREQEALPDENGNGTIDEVDITLGEKKTSKSVIKNGAACEGNDDCVTEQTTANGERADGDDKLEHQEEINGYVVWAGLEPLEFIAMFPDWEQRDDVAEINVQDGRKFAPQPIASSLSLLSRKEYPLSVLLERPLPEGVDPTKLELYLHEQDYQEGLGLTKPEYEQLPAWKQTKLKKERGLF is encoded by the exons aATGCCATCCTCGTTGCCAAATCGATCGAGAGTCCGGTGAAAAATGCCACACCACGCCCGTTCAGTCGGCCGGCAGACGTCGAAGGCGGAAACATTTCCGACCGGCTCGGAAAGATCAAAACGTCTTCGGAGAACTGGAAGAATCGTGTCG AACTCTCGGATGCCACCAACTTTACAGTGGCGGGCCGGATGGCTGCCAGCCAACTGCCCAAGTTGCCGTTCATCAAATCCGACACGAAGCAGTCGCCACCGATGAGCGTGTTCCGCAGTGTCAACCCGCCTCAGCTGGGCCTCGCCAAGAGCCCGTCGATGATGGTGTCTTCGGTGACCTCATCATCGACGGTTTACAGTCCCGCCACAATCCCGAACGGACCGTCGCCACCGGCCGTAGCAGCACTGGCCGCCGTAGGTCAACAACTATCTAGTCAACTGAATCAACAGCGAACCGGGGGAATGGGAGCGGACAGTTTTATGAAGCGTAGCATTAGTGTTCCCGGGGTGCCCTCGTGCGCCACCGGGGTTGCCGGTGGGGATCTTAAGTCCCATGCTGCCGGCGGTTCAAAGGTTTCCATTCCAAAGCTGGACGACGAAAGCTTTGGCAACTTTTTCACCAAAGTCGAGAAAACCGTATCAGCTACTAGCGCCATCACCAGTAGAAGCAGTTACACCAACATCACCAGCAGCAGTCTTAGTAGCAGTTCGGCGGCGGAGGTTGTCATCGGAGATTTCGACACGCTCAAGGTGGACAGCCAGCAGCGGCTGACGCAGAAGAAGATCGTACAGGGTCCGAAACGTCGCGGGGCCATGTCGAAGAATCCGCTCAAGAAGCTGGCTGCTCGGGACGATCTGCAGACGGAATACACCGAAATCAAAACAGGTATCGCCGACAAAGAGTTGAAGAGACTCAAACTAGAATCAA TCGCCAAAACTAGCAATCTGGCCATAGAAGCGCTTGCTGGCTTAGCTTCCGTGGAGGATTTCAAATCAGTCGCTCTAAAATCTAGCACACTCCCGCTGAACCAGAGCTTTGTCCCGTTCAAGCCGCTTATGTTGCTGCATATCAAGGGTCGACGGCACGTGCAGACGCGGCTGGTGCAACCGATCGCGCGATCTATCAACCGGGGCGATTGTTTTGTGCTGATCACGCCGGATCGACTTTTTGCCTTCCTTGGCCAGTACGCAAACGTGATCGAGCGCTCCAGAGCCAAGGAAATTTGTGACGTTATCGTGCGGGATAAGGACTTGGGCTGTTCAGCTAGCAGCGCGATTATGATCAGCGATGGAAAGTACTGCAGTGAACGGCAGCTGCGGGAGTTTTGGAAATTACTGGGACGTGGTCAGGAAGATGAGGGAGCGGATGTTTGTAATGCCGGACATGCCGATGAGGATGAACTGGTCGAAAGTTGTCTAATGGAAACGAACAAAGTGTACGAATTCGACGACGACATGCTGGTGCCATTGGAGGAATATTGGGGCGCTGCTCCCCGCATTGCAATGCTTGATCCGAAAAAGATACTGGTTTTTGATTTCGGCAGTGAGTTGTATATTTGGAATGGGAAGAATACTTTAAGCGAAGCGAAAAGAGCAGCGATCAAATTAACCCAGGAAATGTTCATGCAGGAATATAGTTTCGAAATGTGTCAATTGAATCCGATCAACTTTTCCGAGCTGTCCGGAGATCGGCAGAGGGATGTAAGACGTATTGTGAAGACCGGAGCGGTACGTCCAGAGTGGTGTTTGATTGCCAAAGTTACCCAACACATGGAGACAATACTGTTTCGGCAGAAGTTTATCGATTGGCCAGATATCACGGTACAGTTGAAGGACGATGGTTACCAGCTGGGGGACACTCCCAGCCTGGAGATTAAACCCGTCGATGGAGAGCTGTTGTTCAAGGGAGAACCCTATGTTGAACCTAATTTAGTGCTGGAACACTCCAACTTGGGTCGAGGAAACTTTTATTACGACACAGATTCGATGCGTCACTTTGATGTTCTTACAATTTCGGTGACCCAGTGGGAGATTGATGAGTATGAGTACAAAGAAATTCAAGGGACGTCCTGTGGACACTTCTATTCCGACGAAAGCTATACCATTCGCTGGATGTATCAGGTTAGTGTAACCGTTCGAGAACTCAGTGGAAAAGTTTCAAATCGAAGCACGGTCGTTGGACGAGACCGCTGTGCCTACTTCTGCTGGCATGGTTTGGATGCACCGGCAAATGAAAAAGGTGCTGCTGCTTTACTAACTGTCGAACTGGACAAAGAAAAAGGTGCTCAGGTCCGTGTTTCCCAGGGCCAGGAATCATCTGCTTTCGTTCGACTGTTCAAAATAATGTTCATTCACAAGAGTAAGAAAACTACCCGAAATGCCTGGCGTTTATACATCATTACCGGAAACTATCCGGAAGAAACGGTATGCACTGAAGTGACTTGCAACGCATGTCAATTACGATCTAGAGCTACGATGATTCTCATTCACGGTGAAAAAGGCCGCGTTATCCTGTGGAATGGTTGCAAAGCTCTACCACACACCAGAGAAGTGGGACAGAATGCACTGACGGCAATTATCCAAAACAAATACACCGAACTTTTTGACGAAACTCTTCCCACCATCAGTTCCGCGACCCTCGAGGAAGGTCAAGAGTCACACGAATTCTTCGAAGCCATCGATGGAAGTCAGAATCGCCATCAGTATCATTCATTGCTCGGTTCCAACCAGGACTTCTCTTATACACCCCGAATCTTCAATCTAACCAGTATCAATAACGGTAACTTTGAAGCCACCGAGCTGCAGTATAATCTGCGTTGCAAAGATCTGACATCACCGTACCCGTTCCGACAGGCCGATCTGTACAATGCCCGCCAACCGACGATTTTCATGATTGACAATGGACATATACTGTGGCTCTGGCAGGGCTGGTGGCCAACAGAAGACGGATCGGGAAGTGATAGTGGAAGTAACAGCGGAAGTGAAAATCACAGTAGCTTCGACAGTAACCGTTCCGGTGAGAATCGCTGGCAGACCGAGCGTAGGGTGGCGATGGAAACGGCCGTTGCCTACTGGAATGCGAAACACTGCAaatctaccaaaaagtttgtCCCAAAGAAATCGGAAGTTTGCAATGGCAACGGGAATGGGCGAGAGCAAGAAGCTCTGCCGGATGAGAATGGTAATGGAACAATCGATGAGGTGGATATCACGCTTGGGGAGAAGAAAACGTCTAAATCTGTCATCAAAAATGGTGCTGCCTGTGAGGGAAATGATGACTGTGTTACTGAGCAAACGACTGCCAATGGAGAACGGGCGGACGGTGACGATAAGCTGGAGCATCAGGAGGAAATCAATGGTTACGTCGTTTGGGCTGGTTTGGAACCGTTGGAGTTTATCGCTATGTTCCCTGACTGGGAACAGCGAGACGATGTTGCCGAAATTAATGTGCAG GATGGCCGTAAGTTCGCTCCGCAGCCGATCGCCAGCAGTCTGTCGCTTTTGTCCCGCAAGGAGTACCCGCTGTCGGTGCTGCTGGAGCGCCCCCTACCCGAAGGTGTCGACCCAACCAAGCTGGAGCTGTACCTTCACGAGCAGGACTACCAGGAAGGGCTCGGGCTTACAAAGCCCGAATACGAGCAGTTGCCGGCGTGGAAGCAAACCAAACTCAAAAAGGAGCGGGGTTTGTTCTAG